The Amycolatopsis viridis genome window below encodes:
- a CDS encoding antitoxin: MRTTIDLPEELHRQALSIARDTSRTLSEIVAELMRRGLGQGKVPGVTQSPSTGLPVVSLGKVITTEDVRALDDDQ; this comes from the coding sequence GTGCGCACCACCATTGATCTGCCCGAGGAACTGCATCGGCAGGCGCTGTCGATCGCTCGCGACACGTCCCGCACGTTGAGCGAGATCGTGGCGGAGCTCATGCGCCGGGGGCTGGGCCAGGGGAAGGTGCCGGGGGTGACTCAGAGCCCGTCCACCGGCTTGCCGGTGGTCAGCCTGGGCAAGGTCATCACGACCGAGGACGTTCGTGCCCTGGACGACGATCAGTGA
- a CDS encoding PIN domain-containing protein produces the protein MTHLLDANVLVALVVADHVHHRSAEAWFTESEDTFATCPITEGSLIRL, from the coding sequence GTGACGCACCTCCTCGACGCCAACGTGCTGGTCGCGCTGGTGGTGGCCGACCACGTGCACCACCGGTCCGCGGAGGCGTGGTTCACCGAGAGCGAGGACACGTTCGCCACCTGCCCGATCACCGAGGGCAGCCTGATCCGCCTGTAG